Within the Platichthys flesus chromosome 8, fPlaFle2.1, whole genome shotgun sequence genome, the region ATTCTACACGTCGCACGCAAATGGCACTCTCTCTCACCACCGCATAAGGGTCCGCTGGTTAACCTCCAGGAGTTGGACCGGGGCAGCTTTTGACAGCCCCCGAGTGTTGAAAAAGTTGTCCTTGATCTGCCTGTAGTCATTCCTGACGGCCGCCCAGCGGTTCACCCGGACCCCGGCGATGATATGGCCCTCCTGGTGAATGCCACACAGCTCCAGGAAGACAGCCTCCAGCAACCTGCTGGCATCAGGAGACTGTGCAGCACCCGCGCCCAGCCCGACATACAAACTGCACAcgcagatagatagatagatagatagagagacagagaccatGGTCACATAATCCAAAACACGACGAAAATGCATATGAATATGATCCAAACAGTAGAAAGACAATGTACCGAGTCATGCTGTCCACGCCGGGCGTGATGCTTTTTGCCGCCCTGCGGCTTCTGAAGCGGCCCTTGGTCAGCCGCTGCTGGTGCCGCGGGGGGAAGGAGATAGGGGCCTTGTCCCTGTCTGACAGCTTCTGCCAGAGAGCCCCTATCTGCCTCACCTGCGCCGGCCTGACGTACGGGCGGTCACGCAGCGCAACCAAGGCCTGGGCCAGACGTACGGCGTGCTGGTACCCGCCGTGTCCGTCTGGACCGGGTACATCCTGCAACAGACAGAGGAAAGCAAGCGCAGAGGTTAAGCATTTAATAGCCGCGGCAAAAGGCCCCtccctacctccctccctccctccctccgccgcACAACTCAACGAGgcttacctcctcctcctccgcgggCGGAAGATGGCGTAAAAGGGCCTTAATCCCGGGCAGCTCCTCCTCAAAGCCCTCAtcctccggctcctcctcctcctcctcgtcgtccCACTCCTCTTCCATCCCGTCGCCCTCCTCGTGATCGCGGGCCATTTCCCGCTGCAGAGCGCCGTTGCCTGTCTGGGAGTAGAGGTACTCCACCCCGATGAGCTCCCCTGAGTTAAAGAGGACAAAGAGATATATGGTTAGTACCCCGCAAATAAGCATCAGAGCATTACACCCATGTTATGTACGCAGGTGTTTACCTGTGTACTCCCCAGGCTGCGTGTAGTTCTCCACCAGCGTCTGCCCCATGTATTTTTGGCTCAGCCTGTTGACGCTTCTCAGCAGCTGAGCACTGTAGCAGCGCTTGTTAGAGAGCTTGGCACCGCCGACCACCGCAGCTCGGGCGCGGTCCTCGTTCCACCTCACCAGGCCCTCCAGCAGGTACACCTGGAAGTGGAGGGCGTTGGCAGACGTGCCTGcgaggggagagacagaggagggagaaggacgtgacgtcagtcagtcagtcagtcagtctgtctgtatGAACACACTGGCTCATCctgacacaggcacacacagagtcacacacactcacccggAATGAACTGGcacaggtggaggtggaaggaCTCGAGGGAAGTGGAGCCTCGGGCGCAGCGGTAGACGGGCAGCACCACGCCGCCCCTGGTCACCTCCCCCCTCTTTGCGTAGAGCAGAACTCCCGGCGGATCCTGGATGCAGCGGAGATGGCGACGCTGCGTGCTCCAGATGTCCTCCATCATCGGGCGGTCGATGAGGGGGACACCCATGCCGTCAGTGACGTCCCACATGGTGTCCAGGAGCTCCTGGATGAGCCGCTCCGTCTCCTCCGCGCCCCTGGTGCGTCGGCGGCAGTGACGGGCCAGCTCTCTGGACGTGGGATCCAGGGGGGACTGCCTGGCCTCTTGCAGGCGTGTCACGTCCTCGGCGTCCCACTCAAAAATGGCAAACGAGAGACGTGACATGAACAGCCCATACAGCGGGTGGCTGTCGGTGGTGACGCCCCTGGCGAAGCGACGCATCAGGTGCCAGATGTCCAGCCTCACCACCAGCTGATCCCACTCGCCGAACATCTGCGCcgtctgaagaggaggaggaagaagaagacgacatTAGTTTCGCTCGGATAAATCAAGCGGCCCGTCTGTGTGGTGGTTGATGTTGTCATCTTTACCTTGCAGCGTCCGGCGACGGAACAGCAGTCCCGGTCAACATACAGCACATGAGGTGGCTCCTTTCCAGACGCACTGTAGCGCCGCATCAGCCCGTCCGCCATGGCCAACAGCCCGTCCCCCTCGGACTCGGTGAGGACCGACATGAGCACCTGCCCGTGCTCGTTGCCCACGTTGGTGACCCATGCCGCCGTCCCGGCAGCGTCGCCAGCGAGCTTCTTGGTCATCTGAAAATGAGAACCGGAGAACGTCACGtcaagtctgtgtgtttgccacgtaaaatacttatttatttattgatttattgcgCTTGCCTTCTTCGTGGAGTCCATCTTCAGGATGTCCCCAAAGATTGACGTGACCCTGGCTTTCGTCTCATCCAGGCGGCCGAGGGCCTCCTTGGCGTAGACAGATATCAGCCAGGGCACGCTGGGGACTGCTCTCAGGGGCGGCACCGTCACCTGCTGCGGAGCCACGCCGGGCAGCTGGAGCTGGTCCAGCACCGAAAGGTAGCGCAGGGTCCGCAGCAACCAGTCGCCGGTGTGCTGCTCCAGCAGCGCGGCACGGAGGCGGGAGGCGCTGTTGCCCAAAGTCCGGGCCTTCATCATGCCCACCACCCTCTTATCGCAAGACAACCTGCAAAGTCAGAAGGAGACTAGTGtcagctgactgacacacacacacacacacacacacacacacacacacacacacacacacacacattaacattgcAGCTTACTTGTATGTAAGCACAGCCGGAAACTGTGCCTTGTGAGCCAGGTCCAGCTGACTCATGATGCCTTGGCCCCAAGCTGCATACTTCCTCTTACAGCCGCCGCATTCCAGGTACTCCGTGCCCATGTGGTACCAGCCACCGAAGTCCAGAACGCGGCGGACCGTTTTGTAAAGGCCAGCGCCGGTCAGCTGCCGCTTGCAGTTTGGGCAGGACAGCTTGTAGGCCCACATCCTGTAGGGCGCCCACAGGAAAAACCGGTGCTGGAAGAAGGCCTGGGCAGAGGGGATCTGGGTGTACAGGCGCCGGGCTCCCGGTGGAGTCCACCAGAGGCGCAGCTCGCTGGTCAGGACAGGATGCTTGCCAGTGCCAGTGGTAAACAGAGCCCGGCCCAACCACTCATGCTGTTCCTCCGGCAGCGTCTTCCTCCAGCCCTTGGGCAGGAGCTGCGTGGACAAGCGCATGGCATATACAGATTAAACTCGAGCAGATGATattgacaaatacacacaagtcGTTCCCGCACTTTTACCTGTGCACCGGTGAGCAGCAGCGGGGGCTGATGAGGTGCATCGCCCGTGGGCTGGTGAACAGCAGGCACCTGTGGTCTTGCCAGGGTGGGTCCAGCTTGGGAAGCTGTCAAATACACACTCAAGTTGTCACACTGATATACATACATgcgcatatatatatatatatatatatagtcaacaTCAGGGTTGTCACAATAGTAACAATGAGGTTTAAGTCAAATACACTCACGCAGTGTGTCCACCTCCATGGCAGCCGCAAAGAGCTCATCATCGTCCGACAGCTCTATTATGTCATCCGCTGATGGCACGCCTTTGTTTCAGAGGAGGACAACAGAATGTGATTATTAACATTTGAACACACTACGCATTAGCTATTGCGGGCAGGCAGGCAGCCAAGCAAGCAAGCAAGCAaaaaggcaggcaggcaggtaggcaggcaggcaggcaggcaggtaggcaggcaggcaggcagccaggcaggcaggcaggcaggcaggcaggcaggcagccaGGCCTTACTCGATGCAGGCTGCGACGCTCTCTGCTGAGCCgggggagcagctggaggaggggcAGCAGCCGACGGCCCTGCTGCTGACCCTTCTTTCTCCCGGCCCAGTATGTACACCTGTACAGTGTGCATCCGCGACCCCATGCCGCACCGCTGGGTTTTAATCCACCGCTTGTAGCTGCAggcgggaaaaaaaaacaaagtatcGTGTCAACACGCGTCAGCTTGCATCCTCAACTGCACCTGTGGCCGAAATACTTACGTTTTACACTCTGTGCTGGTGGACTCGTACAGGGCTTGGAGCGACATGCCGGCATGCGCACCGAACCCCACCAGCGTCCGGTCCATGGCCCTCACCGACACCAAGCCCTCGCGCATCCGACGAGACTCGATCAGCTGCACCATCTGTGGGAGCAGCCGGGCGTAGGAGGCGAGGGCGTCCTTGTTGGCAGCAAGAGGCGACTGGGAGCTGTCCCCGGCTTCCCTCTCCTGCATGTGGGACACAAGGATCCCACACGCGTAGCCCACATCATGGCTGAGGAGCCACTTGAAGGTTTGACCCCGGTACTGGCCAAACTGGAGCTGGCTCTCACTGAGCACCAGCTGCCAGCACTCAGGGTCTCCTTCAGCCTGGAGGATGCGGGCCTTGGCCTCCTCCCTCACCGCCTCTGGTCCCTTCACGGTGAAAGACGTGGTGGGCCTACGGCTCTGTTGGGCCACCTTAAACGCATCGTTTGAGGCCTTGAGCATCAGTGTGGTGGATGACGGCAGGAACCTGAAAACTGGACGGAAATCCATTCTGCAAAGACATTTAGCAGACAACCTGCAACGTTAGATGTGACaaaacagtgacacacataAAAGAATATGAATACAACCAGTCCATGGAGATACTATAGATATTTACAGTAGAAGGCGATTAATACGTAATTTGTGACAAGATACTTAAGAGCAGAGtacttttgtatttaaaatagtctgtgaagatttgatttaatcttgacccttgacctttattcatttttctgtgcAGAACTTGATGTACAGTCATTTATTTAGGCTCTTTACCTGTGTATATACATCTTTTGCTGTTATAGTATACATAGGCCTAATGTGTGATGCTATTCACATGTGATGcatattttcttgttttaatggggggggtttggtttgttttttaatgttaaaagtTCATCCAAATCGAGAAAAagtatttccctttttttaaatacatgtattatattgtattacattttctggcaccagtgttttgtattttatttgaatacatttatttggcGGGGTATTTTGTGTCTtgtatgaaaaacattttgatgtatttttgcccattTCTGGATACAACACATATACTCCTGTACAGTTAGCAGAATTTACATGAGGCCGGGTTGATGTGAGCGTAGTGTACGGAGAGTTTTGACCGTGAAACACAACCCTTTCCCGGCGTAAAAGTACAGGGAGCCCGCGATCAAGCTAGCGGTCTGTACGGACATTTTTCACCGTGAAACACTCCCTCTACCTGGCGTAAAAGTACATGGAGCCCGCGATCAAGCTAGCGGTCTGTACGGACATTATTGACCGTGAAAACCTCCCTCTACCCGGCGTAAAAGCACATGGAGCCCGCGATTAAGCTAGCGGTCTGTACGGACATTATTGACCGTGGAAAAAATGACTTTTCGCGGTGAATTACGCCGGAATAAGGCGCCGACATTACAATGACCTTACTGTACATGCATTGTTTAACCGTGACACTCGACAGAAACaagcaaacagcagaaaaagaaCACTAAACATGCACAGTCGATGCTCACATCTCGCTTGGTAGTGTTGATCTTTATTCTCCCGTTTGATGTGTGTTTCTTGCGAAGTTCACCGGCAGAATGAACAGAGCCTTCGCGCTGACCCCATTCAACCTGAGCAGCAAGCCAATCAGCGTGGCGTTCTACAGTCACCGGCCAATCGGGCAAAACAAGAATTTGGCCATCTTCTGATTGGCTTACAAGTGTAGAACCCGAAAGGTGGGGGCTTGGAGGAGGTTTAGAATCGGAGCAGAGACCATCTGCCCCCACCAGGCgcaaggatgacacgcaaattcgtgaagcgtttccatattttggtcaaaaaattattttgtcacagggctactttcatccttttctaggaatcgtccggtgttctttgttccaggaagctttactctgagcctctttatgaattcacacagtaaaaactttaaggatgtagccattatcaatgaattggtgaccgttaggctgaggccagtggtgctcaaacgtgctgctgacaatgggtatgaccaaagtttagcctcctgtctttttttaccgtagcaaagggtccacttacatgaagggggaatatacaggcaccactgcaaTGAAGCtagtgtacttgctccggcagtacatgtaataaattggatacgatacaggaagattagcatggcccctgcgaaaggatgacacgcaaattcgtgaagcgtttccatattttggtccaaaaattattttggaacagggctactttcatccttttctaggaatcgtccggtgttctttgttccaggaagctttactctgagcctcgttatgaattcacacagtaaaaactttaaggatgtagccattatcaatgaattggtgaccgttaggctgaggccagtggtgctcaaacgtgctgctgacaatgggtatgaccaaagtttagcctcctatctttttttaccgcagcaaagggtccacttacttgaagggggaatatacaggcaccactgcagtcAAGCTAATGTAcctgctccggcagtacatataataaattggatacgatacagagaagattagcatggcccctgcgaaaggatgacacgcaaattcgtgaagcgtttccatattttggtccaaaaattattttggaacagggctactttcatccttttctaggaatcgtccggtgttctttgttccaggaagctttactctgagcctctttatgaattcacacagtacaaactgtgggcatgtagccattttcaatgtattggtgactattagagaaatgcctgtgaggcgaaaaacattcttcctaaaatgggtgtgacccaagtttagtctcttcctttttttaaccgtagcaatgggtccactcacctgaagggggaatatattggaaccactgcagttacagtagtgtacttgctccggcagtacatataataaattggatacgatacagagaagattagcatggcccctgcgaaaggatgacacgcaaattcgtgaagcgtttccatattttggtccaaaaattattttggaacagggctactttcatccttttctaggaatcgtccggtgttctttgttccaggaagctttactctgagcctcgttatgaattcacacagtaaaaactttaaggatgtagccattatcaatgaattggtgaccgttaggctgaggccagtggtgctcaaacgtgctgctgacaatgggtatgaccaaagtttagcctcctatctttttttaccgcagcaaagggtccacttacttgaagggggaatatacaggcaccactgcagtcaagctactgtacttgctccggcagtacatataataaattggatacgatacagagaagattagcatggcccctgcgaaaggatgacacgcaaattcgtgaagcgtttccatattttggtccaaaaattattttgtcacaggaCT harbors:
- the LOC133959255 gene encoding uncharacterized protein LOC133959255, with protein sequence MDFRPVFRFLPSSTTLMLKASNDAFKVAQQSRRPTTSFTVKGPEAVREEAKARILQAEGDPECWQLVLSESQLQFGQYRGQTFKWLLSHDVGYACGILVSHMQEREAGDSSQSPLAANKDALASYARLLPQMVQLIESRRMREGLVSVRAMDRTLVGFGAHAGMSLQALYESTSTECKTYKRWIKTQRCGMGSRMHTVQVYILGREKEGSAAGPSAAAPPPAAPPAQQRASQPASSVPSADDIIELSDDDELFAAAMEVDTLPSQAGPTLARPQVPAVHQPTGDAPHQPPLLLTGAQLLPKGWRKTLPEEQHEWLGRALFTTGTGKHPVLTSELRLWWTPPGARRLYTQIPSAQAFFQHRFFLWAPYRMWAYKLSCPNCKRQLTGAGLYKTVRRVLDFGGWYHMGTEYLECGGCKRKYAAWGQGIMSQLDLAHKAQFPAVLTYKLSCDKRVVGMMKARTLGNSASRLRAALLEQHTGDWLLRTLRYLSVLDQLQLPGVAPQQVTARLPTPSTSRCTCWRAW